The following DNA comes from Malania oleifera isolate guangnan ecotype guangnan chromosome 12, ASM2987363v1, whole genome shotgun sequence.
ACACATGGGATCCACATATGTATTTACCTACCTCctatgaattaaatcatatgaactATGTATGTAAGACCATTGTATAAATTAAGACCTTTAGGGCCAATAGACGATGCAACAATCATTTATTCATTCTTTACAAACTATGATTAGCTCACATGGTTTTTCAGAGCCATGGATGTCAACCCTCCACCATAGTtggtaccccccccccccccaattttgCTGCTTGTCATCGTCGATCCTCTACCATAGTTGGCGCTCCACAACCAGCTAAGATCTTTTAACATTCACAAGATCTGTTTTTTGACCATTACCTATGCACACCAACACCACCTCTCATGCAACCCATCAGCACTACTCACACATCATTATAGGCTACCTAACTCCTTACTCACCTCTTCGGGCTCAGATTTGTACCTAACCCTTTACTCTCCTCTCCTTACTTAGATTTGCTCCTAGCTCCTTACTCCCATCCCTTTTCTCATATTTGCTCCTCAATCCTTGCTCACCTCTCCGAGCTCAGATATGCtcattgtaacgccccgacccgacacgtgggcccgaggtgctactttagtaacctCTGTGctcctgataccatattcattatataaaagtagcggaaataaatgatacatcctccaaatacattaccagagttctaaactgctAACATAGAAGTCTCCAAATATCTATATCAAATcccaaccaaaagaaagaaaactaactTAGTCCATACGACCATAATACATATCTAGGgacttcaaacataacttaaatacattaaagttcttacaaacactcaTAAAAACcgaaactagctatcaccccgccccggagcttgctaagctcgatctcgagatggtcctgaaaaatgatttgtatattggggtgagacactgctcagtaaggcagattaagttaatatcagtgtgtggccaacgtgagttttaatgtatacaaaagATCATCAATTGTTAAtaaaccacagttataaaattaTTCTCAGACcatacccacacacacacacaattatttacaAGCGAAAGTTTCCGAAGATAaggaagattacacgcccatacatgtagttcccctctgctctgatacgttatgcaacctggtatggctACAACAGATACTTATCAggatactcgcctttctcagcaaaccctcaggcggagagtttatTTCACCATCaacatttatgcaatttaattcacatacattctcacacctttacagttgaaaaatatgcatttgcttcctCAGTATAAAtcagttcaataaataataacaccatttacataaattagcTATACGTAAAAGACACTACCTATGACTAACGACAtgcttaacccccatgacgggttgtgcggcccgaaggctggaccaaACCTTGGGGGATCAACTCAgacaaagtcaaagtaaccataTGCTACAACGTCTGCAAGCATCCGCAACCCAATTGCAAgtctgattgccttaccacttcctgatcCGAACCCCATGGAAGGTACAATCTCTACGCAGGCCAATCGGCTGaagccaccctacacctctcaatacagtgtgggcgcacatggccaaataataatttcctagcaatggtaccgtgctcacaatacaactggtcctcaaggttcttaaaccatatcatgcaatttcggtaataaaaattatagtataaatctcatttcatataGAACCTGAAATTTaataaaacctggcccccggccgtcatatcaaatcccagtattttgcaaatgcagttccaatatgttctacaaacagtttagtattttcacaaccatacccgaATTCCGTTATAGAATAACCCACACcaattattcacctgccacactaTTTCAGTATTTGAATATAGTCTAATAATCAACAATGAAAAACATAATATATTTAGTTCGTATGATaaaccaagctttccaccgttcattttattcaaaatactgcatcatatatcctatatttgtaaaatccatttttaaACGGTCGATTTTCGAAACCACCTTTGAAATCacgtttatacatacatataacacatCTTAATCGATTCAAACTCgataaaaacctgacttaacttaatccccttacttgttcctaAAAAAGAAACTGATTCCACACGAAAAACAAAAAACCTTAGCTTTTCGATCCCACCGCCAAAAACGAACCGGCAAGCCGAGAAAAGAGAGGAAGATGATCGAAAACCGAGCACGGGCTTTGGGTGAGCCCACGGGGGAGAGACAGAGCCAcaagagagtgagagtagagagagagagagtccataaaccctaagagagagagaatttttaagttACAAAAAAAATGTGTTGCTTTACCCTTAGGTAAGCAAACTCGCatgaaaatcgtcaacggttttcccTGCACtcacaaaaccatcaacggtttgacAGTTGACCCTCCCCTGTTGACTAAAACCGACGACGGTTTTCCGAAGCTCTataaaaccgtcgacagtttgggtCCTGCCGAACCAATttccttctctttcctttcttttcctttatttctctcttccctattttttttattttttattttccaagttCAGGTTTCTACACTCCTAGTTCCTTGGTCATCTCTACGGGTTTAGATATGCTTCTAGCTCCTTGCTCACCTCTCTAGGTTCAGAGATGCTTTTAACTCCTTGCCCACCTCTCTAGGTTCAATAATGCTCCTAGCTCCTTGCTCCCCTCTCTAGGTTCAAACCTGCTCCTAGATTGCCTAGCTTTGCATGCACATCTCTGACCTCTATTTGTGGACCACCACAAACACGAATGGCTACACTCCACCCTGCGTCATTACTACTCCCTAAGTGCCCTATCTTTGTAAACTCAAGTTGATCTCTTTAACTCGCTGAGTTTGAGGGGGATGTTAGCAAGATACAACTATGTGTGTAAATATATGCATGCCTACTTTATATAAATTTACTCATGTGACACATGCCTATCTTGTATAGATTAACACATGTGATCCAGGTGCGTAAGTATCTGCTTCTAATGGATTAAATCATGTGATCCATGTGTGTAAGAAAGTTATATAAATTTATCCCTTTGGGCCAATcatagtagtcagaggcgcgaggcgagccgaggcgcaaagggtctttgaagccaaggcgcgaggcgaaggcgcgcgcctcacgaaggtgaggcgcacaattattaaaatggtgtaaaatatctatttagggtaatttatatatgaacatatgaatatctagtcatattagaatttaaaatgtcaaaacattcaataaaaaaattggaaatttaataaaattgccaagaCAAAGCCCAAAAGcctcaacaattcaacatagttcaacatcaaaagaaaagagtacaataaaagatttcaaaatataaaatctaaaaatcctcctcaatcatcactcatcactcatcatcaactaggtcggtgaagatatcatcatcttcctcttcatcattagaactgttttctccaacatctttttcctcttccgtctcctctacactatccacttggatttcatcctcatctacaagttccaacattgtggtccgACCCCTAGCAGTGGTTGCACTACTAGATGAAGCCCTTCCTCTTCCTTTAGACGATGATGGCATatttgtacttattcttgatctagtgtgatgcggggggttatttagtccagcagctctagcaacagaatcccaagtcaaattatcatcttcaaacacaagttcatcatcctcatcagaatcaccatccatcctaccaatcaaccactcattactatcatcaatgtccttcaggaggatgggatcaatggtgtcacgttTGTCGTATCGACGCCTCAaagttcgattatatttcacaaataccaaatcattcaagcgttgctgggatagcctatttctccttttgctatgaagctgcaaaaagtttaaagtaatatggttaataatgattctaaaaagcagtagattggtagttcttgttctttaataattaatccatgatatactaatgacttacatgttggaatatgctccaatttgTTTCGCATCCGGTAGCACTACACGTGAGGCTAAGAattttcacagcaaacttttgcaagtttggagttgttgatctatatgccatccaccattgcgctgttataaaataaattttaaatgaatacctactaggtaaatagcaaaaataattttcaaaaatgaagaggtaatacaaatgccactttacctggtgcttttgtcttcctttgtctcactgccaaactaattccaaagacgccactagcggcattgtatttttccaactcatttgaaactttatcttgcatttcaataGTTGGCACTAACCTTCCAACACATTTGTACAAACCCgtcataatttcttcatcttgcaaaatgttggggtttgaatagaaaaattctggattcaagtagtgtgcagctgcatgcaacggttgatggagttggcatccccacctcgtatcaataatttcaaatgcctccttgaatttatcctctctctcaccaaaagccttagctatggcttccttagccctatccattgcttcataaatatatcccattgcaggcttcttttccccatcaaccaaacggagtacacgaacaagtggacctgttaacttaagagcatagacgatggtactccaaaaagtaggcatcaaaacaatagtagctgctcttttgccagccgcctcctttgcccatttagtagtattccaatcttcagaagtaaacatcttcctcaagttattcttttgaagatggattgaacgaagagtgatgaaggcagttgcaaatcttgtaactgcaggtcttagcaactcctttcctccagtgaattgtctcatcaagttgacaacgccaacacgattatagatatagccattcaaaaaattgcccttttcaaagttgcatgaattgaaggcatcttcccaatatcctccaaaattaaatcaatgcaatgagcagcacacggtgtccaatataaatgtggcctctttgcttccaacaatctccctgttgaaaaatcaaggaatgaagccattaaaatattaaaataaacaatatatacactatagaaagtagttctaaaaataagttcttacctgctgcaacatagtttgacgcattgtcagttaccacttgaatcacatttgattctccaatttcttcgaccatctcatcaagtaatctatacattctatctgcattcttgacaatattagaagcatcaatagacttgatgaatactgatcaacttggagagttcactaaaaagttgattatgtccttattagcaactgaatctctccaaccatcagacataattgagcagccatattttgtccattcctccttatggaccttcaacaactctttcattcgactgacttcctcctttaggtaaggaactctcacttcatgatagctaagtggctttattccaggaccatattgtccaatcgattcaagtgccactgcaaagctgctcaaacgtacagcattaaatggtatcccagcatcatacatccacctagcaaaatctcccattgccttttttctaagttcttttttgcacgcttcatttattgatgtttgcttcatcttcccttctttcctagcttgaatcgctttctttggatcgggagtaaaaaacaagtctataggccccttctgttttggtttcttcaagttggattggtatgatCTTTTACTTCCATCACTAGTAAACACTCACTTGCCACGaatgtcaatttcttgaacttcatcttcttcatcttcaccgtaatgatctatatcatcaaagtcgggcaataactcattttcctccttttccatatctttcttcaacatatactctttaatctcctcacgtacatgagtagggcacttagagcattctttcacatttcgaaatcctccgacaatgtgttgttttgctcaaaatattcctccccttgtgactttagcacaaaaattgcaagtcaaattatttctatttttttgatcctccaaatgtgcatacttccatgcgggatctttctttgacgaggcctcacatccagaactagaatccatttaagattttagacttggtatcccgtatcctaactgaaaaaacaatgcatcatatatttataatttaagacttacataatgcatttccaaacaaattaaaaaacagtacctaaatttcaataaaaagaataaatattatgtattagttataatttataaacttacattaattaaactaaatattataaattaaaaaacagtagctaaatttctgttaaaaaaataaatattatgtattagttataatttgtaagcttacattaattaaacttaatattataaattaaaaaacagtagctaaatttctgtaaaaaatatacatattatgtattagttataaattgtaagcttacattaattgaacttaatattataaattaaaaaacagtagctaaatttctgtgaaaaaaataaatattatgttattagttataatttataagcttacattaattaaactaaatattataaattaaaaaacagtaagcttacatataaagaagaagaagaagaagaagaagaagaaaaaaagcaggcagcagtcagcagtcagcagcacgcagcaagcatgcagcaggaagaagaagaagaagagaagcagcagcagaagaagaagaagaagaagaagagaagagaagcagcaggcagcgggacgcaagcagcagcagcagaagaagaagaagaagaagaagaagacttacaaagGTTCGAAGTGTTGAAGGCGACGTGACGAACTCACGTCGTGCTCGAAGGCAGTCAGACGAACTCACGACTGCTTCGAAGGCAGGCAGACGAACTCGCGAGGGCTCTAGCTGGTTCGAAACGAAGTTGCGcaggtcgtgcttcttcaaaatgtcgaagatgaactcacgatcctggtcgaagctcgaagacgaagtcgcaaaggcttccggctggttcaaaggctcgcaaacgaactcacgaagggcttcgaagggtcgaaaggGGCTAGGGCTCTGTTCGTTTGAGTCGAATAAGGGATACGAGTCTGGCTTGGGCTATTTGTCTCCTTTAAATGGCTTAAAAATACACAAGGCGCGCCTCACTGCGCCTCGCGCTTCACTGCGCCTCGTCTCGCCTGGGgtcgcctcttgcaggtcgcctcgcccCACCTGGTATGAGGCGGCGGACTCATcgcctcactgcgccttgcgcctagGCGCGCCTcaggcgcgcttttaactactatgggGCCAATAGAAGACACAACAatcattcattcattctttcCGAACTATGATTAGTTAGCATGAGGCATCCAACATAAAATTGTTTTCAACTTTGATTTTACTCATTCTAATATGGCTCTTTATTTCAAGTTGTTTCACACTCAAAGAAATCTTAAGCATAACAGACTAGATTGATAGGAGAATAATTTGTTAAAGAACAATAGGAGGAGCATGAGTCTTGTTCAATTTGGCTTCATCTCCTAAACATGGAGAACATGTGCGGACAATTGTATTATAACCAAATTACCATCAAACATTGATTGTCTATTCCAAGCGTTGATGATATGTTTTGTTAGGCTTGTCTATGTTGaagtcttctccaagattgacttAGAAGTGGATACCACCAAATTCAAAACAAGCAAAAAGATAAACAGAATACCACATCAAGACTAGGTAAGGCTTATAGCAATGGTGAAATTAATGTCATTTGGTCTCAAAAATGCCCAAGCACTTTCACGAGGGTAATGAATCAAGTATTTCTCTTTCACTAGCATCTTTTTTTGCTATAGAATTTGATCATTTTCTTGTTTATAGTCATCATATAAGCATACGAACAATATAAGGGCTACTCTAACCACCTTAAGAAATGAAAAACTGACATACATTAAAAAATGTTGTTTTATAAATCTTTCTATTTGACTTCCAAAGAAATTGAAGTGGCTCATCAGAAGATTTAATTATTAAAGAATGGCCAATGCCAAATGACAAGCACTAAATGAGAAGCTTTCATGGACTAACATTATAGTGTTACTAACTCATACaaattataagaaatttcaaCACAATTGCAACTTTTCTACATGTTGTATTAAGAAAGGTAGCTTCAAGCATaaatagaagaaaagaagagTTTTCAACTTATAGAAAACAAGTTATCTAGCACCATTGTTCTTACTTTGCGAAATTTTGAGATGAGATGTCAACTATGAGACTTCTCATGTTAACATTGGTGGAGTTGTAAGCCATGGTCATCCAATTGTCTTTTTTGGTGAAATAAGCAAGAACATATTTGATATAGGGTTCTATACAAATATCCAAGGTTTGCGACACTAGAGTTCAAATATCATTCAAAGGAAGTTCTTTTTGCACTCTAATTATGAAGCTTTCAAGCATGTCAACACTTAACAAACCTAAAGTAACAACATGGTAAGTGGACTAGCTTGAAGCTTCATGCTACAAGATACTTTTTGTGTTGAACCACAAATTACATGCATCCAGACTTCCTGCTACAAGAGCATACTCTTATTACAA
Coding sequences within:
- the LOC131144318 gene encoding uncharacterized protein LOC131144318 — translated: MRQFTGGKELLRPAVTRFATAFITLRSIHLQKNNLRKMFTSEDWNTTKWAKEAAGKRAATIVLMPTFWSTIVYALKLTGPLVRVLRLVDGEKKPAMGYIYEAMDRAKEAIAKAFGEREDKFKEAFEIIDTRWGCQLHQPLHAAAHYLNPEFFYSNPNILQDEEIMTGLYKCVGRLVPTIEMQDKVSNELEKYNAASGVFGISLAVRQRKTKAPAQWWMAYRSTTPNLQKFAVKILSLTCSATGCETNWSIFQHLHSKRRNRLSQQRLNDLVFVKYNRTLRRRYDKRDTIDPILLKDIDDSNEWLIGRMDGDSDEDDELVFEDDNLTWDSVARAAGLNNPPHHTRSRISTNMPSSSKGRGRASSSSATTARGRTTMLELVDEDEIQVDSVEETEEEKDVGENSSNDEEEDDDIFTDLVDDE